Proteins from a genomic interval of Nerophis lumbriciformis linkage group LG01, RoL_Nlum_v2.1, whole genome shotgun sequence:
- the inavaa gene encoding innate immunity activator protein isoform X2, whose amino-acid sequence MTAIESKEEISDTDSGIILHSGSDSPTSPVKDLTTHTRALKLKHQSLEERLELCLLELRKLCIREAELTGQLPSDYPLMPDEKPPQVRRRIGASFKLDEGLIYLENEDSELQGLETELALQRQIYEAARRLSLEGNLSKPQKKSRVQQCKREEKKVKDLQEAVFQHRIKSECSSPCVSNSTCKRNDLNMSDDSSLSDVVALDDDVDSLGPISTPVSITDPPSKNLQSSIVEYERSPIQNSPWKESSLDQPYQKNLKPLSIGSSSSSPAGTRVSADTNRIPLSQFIKNSALRHQHSTSAPSTPELHVRRQYSQSFRLPKSKPATDKERLGLENLKGRSRLPQRRCAADFIVLSPESSPMRPYQSSSEDSSSEHSSSSYLSSPGREGPTEIPKLCPPPYGFHFGAPKKVLPCDSPKNNSNQPQLGPRTPLSPQDLGKRFVSSPPVTRSIPQQRRWQEQASTPKLPPPYTRVARTPSLKEYPNHAIRAMPREVVSEELKSWHQRSHNPDLVEQQSPLGVKSPTSPHMPPFHQGSGNLVLQRAADGTPVQWFVAEDAEIVSQV is encoded by the exons ATGACGGCCATCGAGAGCAAAGAAGAGATCAGTGACACTGACAGCGGGATTATCCTGCACTCTG GTTCAGACAGCCCCACATCTCCTGTCAAGGACCTGACCACGCACACCAGAGCTCTCAAACTGAAGCACCAGTCTCTGGAGGAGCGTCTGGAGCTCTGCCTGCTAGAGCTGAGGAAGCTGTGCATCAGAGAAGCT GAGCTGACTGGTCAACTGCCCTCAGACTATCCTCTCATGCCTGATGAGAAGCCACCTCAGGTCAGAAGGAGGATCGGAGCTTCCTTCAAGCTGGACGAAGGTCTGATCTATTTGGAAAACGAG GATTCCGAACTACAAGGGCTGGAAACCGAGCTGGCTCTTCAGCGGCAGATTTACGAGGCGGCCCGAAGACTCTCCCTGGAGGGCAACCTCAGCAAGCCCCAGAAAAAAAGTCGGGTGCAGCAGTGCAAGAGGGAGGAAAAGAAAGTGAAGGATCTGCAGGAGGCTGTGTTCCAGCACAGGATCAAGAGCGAGTGCAGCTCTCCATGCGTCAGCAACTCAACATGTAAAAGGAATG ACTTGAATATGTCCGATGACAGCTCCCTCTCTGACGTGGTGGCCCTGGATGATG ACGTGGACTCCCTCGGGCCCATCTCCACTCCAGTGTCCATTACAGACCCACCTTCTAAGAACCTGCAGTCATCCATTGTGGAATATGAACGCTCTCCCATTCAGAACTCTCCTTGGAAGGAGTCCAGTCTGGACCAGCCTTACCAGAAAAATCTTAAACCTCTGTCTATCGGCAGCAGCAGCTCCAG TCCAGCAGGAACTCGGGTCTCGGCAGACACCAACAGAATTCCTCTCTCTCAGTTTATCAAGAACTCAGCCCTTCGTCACCAGCACTCCACCAGCGCCCCCTCCACCCCAGAGCTGCACGTGCGCCGTCAGTACTCTCAATCCTTCAG GCTCCCCAAAAGTAAGCCTGCTACGGACAAGGAGCGCCTGGGACTGGAGAACCTCAAAGGGCGAAGCCGTCTGCCCCAGCGACGCTGCGCAGCTGACTTTATCGTGCTGTCTCCGGAGTCCTCTCCCATGCGGCCGTACCAGTCCAGTTCTGAGGACAGCAGCTCCGAGCACTCGTCTTCGTCCTACCTGAGCTCGCCAGGCAGGGAGGGACCCACTGAGATCCCCAAGCTTTGCCCTCCGCCATACGGCTTCCACTTTGGAGCGCCCAAAAAAGTGCTGCCGTGCGACTCACCCAAGAACAACAGCAACCAGCCTCAGCTCGGGCCTCGTACCCCGCTTTCGCCTCAAGACCTGGGCAAGCGCTTTGTGTCCTCCCCGCCTGTCACGCGCAGCATCCCACAGCAAAGACGTTGGCAGGAGCAGGCGTCAACACCCAAGCTGCCGCCTCCTTACACCAGGGTGGCGCGAACACCCTCGCTGAAGGAGTACCCCAACCACGCCATCCGTGCCATGCCCAGGGAGGTGGTGTCAGAGGAGCTCAAGTCCTGGCACCAACGCAGTCACAACCCCGACTTGGTGGAGCAGCAGAGCCCTCTGGGGGTCAAGAGCCCCACTTCACCACACATGCCGCCATTCCATCAG GGTTCTGGTAATCTGGTCCTCCAGAGAGCTGCAGATGGAACCCCAGTCCAGTGGTTTGTGGCAGAGGATGCAGAAATTGTGAGCCAGGTGTAG
- the inavaa gene encoding innate immunity activator protein isoform X1 has product MTAIESKEEISDTDSGIILHSGSDSPTSPVKDLTTHTRALKLKHQSLEERLELCLLELRKLCIREAELTGQLPSDYPLMPDEKPPQVRRRIGASFKLDEGLIYLENEDSELQGLETELALQRQIYEAARRLSLEGNLSKPQKKSRVQQCKREEKKVKDLQEAVFQHRIKSECSSPCVSNSTCKRNDLNMSDDSSLSDVVALDDDVDSLGPISTPVSITDPPSKNLQSSIVEYERSPIQNSPWKESSLDQPYQKNLKPLSIGSSSSSSPAGTRVSADTNRIPLSQFIKNSALRHQHSTSAPSTPELHVRRQYSQSFRLPKSKPATDKERLGLENLKGRSRLPQRRCAADFIVLSPESSPMRPYQSSSEDSSSEHSSSSYLSSPGREGPTEIPKLCPPPYGFHFGAPKKVLPCDSPKNNSNQPQLGPRTPLSPQDLGKRFVSSPPVTRSIPQQRRWQEQASTPKLPPPYTRVARTPSLKEYPNHAIRAMPREVVSEELKSWHQRSHNPDLVEQQSPLGVKSPTSPHMPPFHQGSGNLVLQRAADGTPVQWFVAEDAEIVSQV; this is encoded by the exons ATGACGGCCATCGAGAGCAAAGAAGAGATCAGTGACACTGACAGCGGGATTATCCTGCACTCTG GTTCAGACAGCCCCACATCTCCTGTCAAGGACCTGACCACGCACACCAGAGCTCTCAAACTGAAGCACCAGTCTCTGGAGGAGCGTCTGGAGCTCTGCCTGCTAGAGCTGAGGAAGCTGTGCATCAGAGAAGCT GAGCTGACTGGTCAACTGCCCTCAGACTATCCTCTCATGCCTGATGAGAAGCCACCTCAGGTCAGAAGGAGGATCGGAGCTTCCTTCAAGCTGGACGAAGGTCTGATCTATTTGGAAAACGAG GATTCCGAACTACAAGGGCTGGAAACCGAGCTGGCTCTTCAGCGGCAGATTTACGAGGCGGCCCGAAGACTCTCCCTGGAGGGCAACCTCAGCAAGCCCCAGAAAAAAAGTCGGGTGCAGCAGTGCAAGAGGGAGGAAAAGAAAGTGAAGGATCTGCAGGAGGCTGTGTTCCAGCACAGGATCAAGAGCGAGTGCAGCTCTCCATGCGTCAGCAACTCAACATGTAAAAGGAATG ACTTGAATATGTCCGATGACAGCTCCCTCTCTGACGTGGTGGCCCTGGATGATG ACGTGGACTCCCTCGGGCCCATCTCCACTCCAGTGTCCATTACAGACCCACCTTCTAAGAACCTGCAGTCATCCATTGTGGAATATGAACGCTCTCCCATTCAGAACTCTCCTTGGAAGGAGTCCAGTCTGGACCAGCCTTACCAGAAAAATCTTAAACCTCTGTCTATCGGCAGCAGCAGCTCCAG TAGTCCAGCAGGAACTCGGGTCTCGGCAGACACCAACAGAATTCCTCTCTCTCAGTTTATCAAGAACTCAGCCCTTCGTCACCAGCACTCCACCAGCGCCCCCTCCACCCCAGAGCTGCACGTGCGCCGTCAGTACTCTCAATCCTTCAG GCTCCCCAAAAGTAAGCCTGCTACGGACAAGGAGCGCCTGGGACTGGAGAACCTCAAAGGGCGAAGCCGTCTGCCCCAGCGACGCTGCGCAGCTGACTTTATCGTGCTGTCTCCGGAGTCCTCTCCCATGCGGCCGTACCAGTCCAGTTCTGAGGACAGCAGCTCCGAGCACTCGTCTTCGTCCTACCTGAGCTCGCCAGGCAGGGAGGGACCCACTGAGATCCCCAAGCTTTGCCCTCCGCCATACGGCTTCCACTTTGGAGCGCCCAAAAAAGTGCTGCCGTGCGACTCACCCAAGAACAACAGCAACCAGCCTCAGCTCGGGCCTCGTACCCCGCTTTCGCCTCAAGACCTGGGCAAGCGCTTTGTGTCCTCCCCGCCTGTCACGCGCAGCATCCCACAGCAAAGACGTTGGCAGGAGCAGGCGTCAACACCCAAGCTGCCGCCTCCTTACACCAGGGTGGCGCGAACACCCTCGCTGAAGGAGTACCCCAACCACGCCATCCGTGCCATGCCCAGGGAGGTGGTGTCAGAGGAGCTCAAGTCCTGGCACCAACGCAGTCACAACCCCGACTTGGTGGAGCAGCAGAGCCCTCTGGGGGTCAAGAGCCCCACTTCACCACACATGCCGCCATTCCATCAG GGTTCTGGTAATCTGGTCCTCCAGAGAGCTGCAGATGGAACCCCAGTCCAGTGGTTTGTGGCAGAGGATGCAGAAATTGTGAGCCAGGTGTAG